A single region of the Alteriqipengyuania flavescens genome encodes:
- a CDS encoding abortive infection family protein: MAPPIGVYRSGPKIEQFFLDCGFDMRIGSQSRIPATIDALRQMAGGQEGDELVKRAILKVCDPREYLSEPDKAAAVREHLNRALEADGLAVTVVGGKAHLTTRQGSGVIVEPFISKVAVLDFDTVQVEVARAIANAAEDPEDCVTAACSLVEAVCRSILIEMGLPLPARKDIDGLLKAVQEPLGLSPGRTDLPPEIEQDVRQVLGGLTSTLKGVGALRTHGGDAHGRERGFRRVDARIARLALNAASTTALFLIETWERKESRSLPQHGDNGAQVGA; this comes from the coding sequence ATGGCGCCGCCGATCGGGGTGTATCGCTCCGGTCCGAAAATCGAACAGTTCTTCTTGGACTGCGGCTTCGACATGCGCATCGGCTCGCAGTCTCGCATCCCTGCCACGATCGACGCGCTTCGCCAGATGGCGGGAGGGCAGGAAGGCGACGAACTCGTCAAGCGGGCCATCCTCAAGGTGTGCGATCCGAGGGAGTACCTGAGCGAGCCAGACAAGGCCGCCGCCGTCCGGGAGCACCTCAATCGAGCACTAGAGGCCGATGGTCTCGCGGTGACGGTGGTGGGAGGCAAGGCCCACTTGACCACTCGACAGGGAAGCGGCGTGATCGTCGAGCCCTTCATCAGCAAGGTGGCGGTCCTGGACTTCGACACCGTGCAGGTGGAGGTCGCGCGGGCGATCGCGAACGCGGCTGAAGACCCGGAGGATTGCGTCACGGCCGCCTGCTCCCTGGTCGAGGCGGTATGTCGCTCGATCCTGATAGAGATGGGCCTTCCGCTCCCCGCCCGGAAGGACATCGATGGGCTACTGAAGGCGGTCCAGGAGCCCTTGGGCCTCTCGCCCGGCCGGACAGACTTGCCTCCCGAGATCGAACAGGACGTCCGCCAGGTTCTGGGCGGCCTCACGTCCACGCTCAAGGGGGTCGGTGCGCTCCGGACCCACGGCGGGGACGCGCACGGTCGGGAGAGGGGCTTCCGCAGGGTGGACGCCCGGATCGCCCGTCTCGCTCTCAACGCCGCGAGCACGACCGCTCTGTTCCTGATCGAGACTTGGGAGCGAAAGGAGAGCCGCTCGCTGCCTCAACATGGGGACAACGGTGCTCAGGTCGGTGCTTAG
- a CDS encoding DUF5906 domain-containing protein produces MTNSPTDGAKAPAFGFKPEQVRAFDGTGYEFVRLHAPNDLDAKGRTIGKAPCKGWRTADPLDAEDASELMASGVNAGVRLRPIDLVVDVDPRNFAPGDDPVARLEKALDVRLDDWPHVVTGSGGSHFYMRVPHGFLASDSLDEYQGVEFKGYGRQVVAPGSSHPDTREPYVWDDDPLATPISDDVRPAPDRLLDLIKRPEPNGGAVAGELTPDQLEAMLEGLDPSAYRDEARWRELMMASHHATGGDGREEFIAWSTSDPQYADDAAIIGRRWDSLHADDGARRVTARTLYRALNDAGRGDLIEEVTRTTAEEDFAEEIASITAEELADAGERGVHPLAEKWVWVTKAEQFISRADCQRLSPFQFKSHYQHRWEGDILAAAWKGKLPIRKYAACVYVPGEGEVIEGGKWDGAYNTWRRGGVQPKRDDALAQAFLDHMAYLLPDETERGYALDYLSFLVADDVQKVHFAMLLQGEPGSGKSFIGELMERMVGIRNVRMVKSQELTKEYTGWQEDTQLAVVEEIMAFGRREVANELKTVITGDELRIRRMRTDTYEVPNRLNLICFTNFKDAVPIEAGDRRWLTLFSPAKPRDASYYAELFDRLKGDEFPAAVKWMLQNRTTTISPKGVAPMTTGKAEMRSMSVGDLEQYLDELKEEGAGTLAYELVRVDDVWAMVKGDFKSTRNGRSRVIEWLKSKGAVQHSRYTKKDDTGRYAYALWSLNNHAEWEAAGPAARIDAWTKHWEG; encoded by the coding sequence TTGACGAATAGCCCCACGGACGGGGCCAAAGCGCCAGCATTCGGCTTCAAGCCCGAACAGGTCCGGGCCTTCGACGGGACGGGGTACGAGTTTGTGCGGCTCCACGCGCCGAACGACCTGGACGCGAAGGGCCGCACGATCGGGAAGGCGCCCTGCAAGGGGTGGCGCACCGCCGATCCGCTCGACGCCGAAGACGCGAGCGAGCTCATGGCGAGCGGCGTCAACGCGGGGGTGCGGCTCCGGCCCATCGACCTCGTCGTGGACGTCGACCCCCGCAACTTCGCGCCCGGCGACGACCCTGTCGCGCGGCTGGAGAAGGCGCTGGACGTGCGGCTCGACGACTGGCCGCACGTCGTGACCGGCTCGGGCGGCAGCCACTTCTACATGCGCGTACCCCACGGCTTCCTAGCGTCCGACAGCCTGGACGAGTACCAAGGTGTCGAGTTCAAGGGCTATGGCCGCCAGGTCGTCGCGCCCGGGTCCTCGCACCCCGACACCCGCGAGCCTTACGTATGGGACGACGACCCGCTCGCCACGCCCATCTCGGACGACGTGCGTCCGGCGCCCGACCGATTGCTCGACCTCATCAAGCGGCCCGAGCCGAACGGCGGCGCCGTGGCAGGCGAACTGACGCCCGATCAGCTGGAAGCTATGCTGGAGGGTCTCGACCCGTCCGCCTACCGCGACGAGGCGCGGTGGCGCGAGTTGATGATGGCCAGCCACCACGCCACGGGCGGCGACGGGCGCGAGGAGTTCATCGCCTGGTCCACTTCCGACCCGCAGTACGCCGACGACGCCGCGATAATCGGGCGCCGGTGGGACAGCCTCCACGCCGACGACGGCGCGAGGCGGGTGACCGCCAGGACGCTCTACAGGGCGCTGAACGACGCGGGTCGCGGCGACCTGATCGAGGAAGTCACGCGCACCACCGCTGAGGAGGACTTCGCCGAGGAGATCGCCTCGATCACCGCCGAGGAACTGGCCGACGCGGGCGAAAGGGGCGTCCACCCCCTCGCCGAGAAGTGGGTTTGGGTGACGAAGGCCGAGCAGTTCATAAGTCGGGCCGACTGCCAGCGGCTCAGCCCGTTCCAGTTCAAGTCCCACTACCAGCACAGGTGGGAGGGCGACATCCTGGCCGCCGCGTGGAAGGGCAAGCTGCCGATCCGCAAGTACGCCGCCTGCGTCTACGTGCCCGGTGAGGGCGAGGTCATCGAGGGGGGCAAGTGGGACGGCGCCTACAACACCTGGCGCCGCGGCGGGGTCCAACCCAAGCGGGACGACGCGCTCGCCCAGGCATTCCTCGACCATATGGCATACCTGCTGCCTGACGAGACCGAGAGGGGCTACGCCCTCGACTACCTGTCCTTCCTCGTCGCCGACGACGTGCAGAAGGTCCACTTCGCCATGCTCCTCCAAGGCGAGCCGGGCAGCGGCAAGAGCTTCATCGGCGAGCTGATGGAGCGGATGGTCGGCATCCGCAACGTGCGGATGGTGAAGAGCCAGGAGCTGACGAAGGAGTACACCGGCTGGCAGGAAGACACCCAGCTGGCCGTCGTGGAGGAGATCATGGCCTTCGGGCGCAGGGAGGTCGCCAACGAGCTCAAGACCGTCATCACCGGCGACGAGCTCCGCATCAGGCGGATGCGGACGGACACCTACGAAGTGCCGAACCGGCTGAACCTCATCTGTTTCACCAACTTCAAGGACGCCGTGCCGATCGAGGCGGGCGACAGGCGGTGGCTGACGCTGTTCTCGCCAGCCAAGCCGAGGGACGCGAGCTACTACGCAGAGTTGTTCGACAGGCTGAAGGGCGACGAGTTCCCCGCCGCCGTGAAGTGGATGCTCCAGAACCGGACGACGACGATCAGCCCGAAGGGCGTGGCGCCGATGACCACCGGCAAGGCCGAGATGCGCAGCATGAGCGTGGGCGACCTCGAGCAGTACCTCGACGAGCTGAAGGAGGAGGGGGCCGGTACCCTCGCCTACGAACTGGTGCGGGTCGACGACGTGTGGGCGATGGTGAAGGGCGACTTCAAGTCCACGCGCAACGGCCGCAGCAGGGTCATCGAGTGGCTCAAGTCGAAGGGCGCGGTCCAGCACAGCCGCTACACCAAGAAGGATGACACCGGCCGATACGCCTACGCGCTCTGGTCCCTCAACAACCACGCCGAGTGGGAGGCGGCCGGACCGGCAGCGCGCATCGACGCCTGGACCAAGCACTGGGAGGGGTAG
- a CDS encoding helix-turn-helix domain-containing protein yields MDWNAVVAANVKRLRIERGLTQEQLAHEAEIDLTYLGGIERGRRNPSVEVLGRIAAALGCHASSLLHDG; encoded by the coding sequence ATGGACTGGAACGCCGTCGTCGCTGCAAACGTGAAGAGGCTGCGGATCGAACGCGGGCTCACTCAGGAGCAGCTCGCGCACGAGGCCGAGATCGACCTGACCTACCTCGGCGGCATAGAGCGTGGGCGCCGGAATCCTTCGGTGGAAGTCCTCGGTCGGATCGCAGCAGCACTCGGCTGTCATGCCTCATCCCTGCTTCACGATGGTTAA
- a CDS encoding helix-turn-helix transcriptional regulator: protein MTELTIEAIREAVREELARPRSPWLDSEAAAAYLGSTAGTLRNWRSTGKGPRYHVVQERLVRYHVDDLDAFVRAG, encoded by the coding sequence GTGACCGAGCTGACGATAGAGGCAATCCGCGAGGCCGTGCGCGAGGAGCTGGCGAGGCCGCGCAGCCCGTGGCTCGACAGCGAGGCGGCCGCGGCGTACCTCGGATCGACCGCGGGCACGCTGCGCAACTGGCGCTCCACCGGCAAGGGCCCCCGCTACCACGTCGTGCAGGAACGGCTGGTCCGCTACCACGTCGATGACCTGGACGCGTTCGTCCGGGCGGGCTGA
- a CDS encoding DNA methyltransferase, with the protein MASRNKKETGKEAEPTVDPRNQLNELTAREWIPETISVWNQRGLGAGHPDARIERQHPAPFSFTDVGRLVRFFTKSGQTVLDPFVGVGSTLKACALDGRNGIGIELNPEFANLCRDRLKAETDQSNGNVTQKILEGDVREQLPSIADDTVDFIVTSPPYWSILKKEDHKARQERLEKGLVTNYGSDPRDLGNISDYPKFLVELAGIFGECTRTLKSGGYMAIIVSDFRDKSKYIMFHADLAQALAEYGLEMKGLKTLYQRHKKVFPYGYPYSYVPNIHNQFILILQKPKQK; encoded by the coding sequence GTGGCCTCACGAAACAAGAAAGAAACCGGCAAAGAGGCTGAACCTACGGTCGATCCCCGCAATCAGTTGAATGAATTGACCGCGAGGGAATGGATTCCCGAGACCATCTCAGTTTGGAATCAGCGCGGGCTCGGAGCAGGGCATCCGGACGCCCGAATTGAGAGACAGCATCCCGCTCCATTTTCGTTCACTGACGTGGGCCGTCTCGTTCGGTTCTTCACAAAATCCGGACAGACAGTTCTCGACCCATTTGTGGGGGTCGGCTCAACATTGAAAGCATGTGCGCTCGACGGAAGGAACGGGATTGGCATTGAGCTCAACCCTGAGTTTGCCAATCTGTGTAGAGATAGGCTCAAGGCCGAGACTGACCAATCGAACGGCAATGTAACTCAAAAAATCTTGGAAGGGGATGTGCGGGAACAGCTCCCTTCGATCGCAGACGACACAGTAGACTTCATCGTTACCAGTCCGCCTTATTGGTCTATCTTAAAGAAGGAAGATCACAAAGCGCGGCAAGAGCGGCTCGAAAAAGGTTTGGTGACTAATTACGGTTCCGACCCAAGAGACTTGGGCAACATCAGCGACTATCCCAAATTCCTAGTTGAGCTAGCGGGAATCTTTGGAGAGTGCACCCGAACCCTAAAGTCTGGCGGTTATATGGCGATAATTGTCAGCGACTTTCGCGACAAGTCGAAATACATCATGTTTCATGCCGACCTTGCCCAAGCTCTGGCAGAATACGGCTTAGAGATGAAGGGGCTCAAGACCCTTTATCAAAGGCACAAGAAGGTATTTCCGTACGGATACCCGTATTCCTATGTGCCGAACATCCATAACCAGTTCATCCTCATTCTTCAGAAGCCAAAGCAGAAGTAA
- a CDS encoding helix-turn-helix domain-containing protein translates to MKPDDNLTAAKEAAQRARLGCGVMNPFEAAAYLGLTEPTLRWYRCKGKGPRAQKDGGRWFYMREDLDAYRAELAA, encoded by the coding sequence ATGAAACCCGACGACAACCTCACGGCGGCGAAGGAGGCCGCGCAGCGGGCCCGCCTCGGGTGCGGGGTGATGAACCCCTTCGAGGCCGCCGCATACCTGGGTCTCACCGAACCGACCCTGCGGTGGTACCGCTGCAAGGGAAAGGGTCCGCGCGCCCAGAAGGACGGCGGCCGTTGGTTCTACATGCGTGAGGACCTCGACGCCTACCGCGCCGAGCTGGCGGCGTGA
- a CDS encoding DNA-methyltransferase: MPNGQILLADCIKGMKARADGEFNLIVADPPYNLDKDFGPWKESEKKAEWRDWTREWLEQADRLLSDRGNIFVYGIHHHMCWVQCMMYELGLTYRRQIIWHYENGFAGYGKRSLNATYEPLLWFSKSDDYIYHTIREPYKSQARLKHKIVKNGKVWKPHPDGRMAGDIWSFPTLAGRRFRDEKVDHPTQKPLSISQRIVKHFSDEGDTVLVPFAGSGSECVAAVMEGRNYLGFELNQSYIDIAERRLREAQKEVPQTEVESERQST, encoded by the coding sequence ATGCCCAACGGACAAATCTTACTCGCTGATTGCATCAAGGGGATGAAAGCGAGAGCCGATGGTGAGTTTAATCTCATTGTTGCGGACCCACCCTACAATCTCGACAAAGATTTTGGTCCTTGGAAGGAGTCCGAAAAGAAGGCCGAATGGCGAGATTGGACTAGGGAATGGCTGGAGCAAGCTGATCGCCTGCTTTCGGACCGAGGGAATATCTTCGTATATGGAATACATCACCACATGTGCTGGGTTCAGTGCATGATGTATGAGCTCGGGCTTACCTACCGACGACAAATAATTTGGCACTACGAGAACGGGTTTGCGGGCTACGGCAAACGCTCGTTAAATGCCACTTACGAGCCGCTCTTGTGGTTCTCAAAGTCGGATGACTACATCTACCACACCATTCGTGAACCATATAAAAGCCAAGCGCGTCTCAAGCACAAAATCGTCAAGAACGGGAAGGTATGGAAACCACATCCCGACGGAAGGATGGCCGGTGATATTTGGTCGTTTCCGACCCTTGCCGGTCGACGGTTTCGGGACGAAAAAGTCGACCACCCCACTCAAAAGCCATTGTCCATTTCGCAGCGGATCGTGAAGCATTTCTCCGATGAGGGCGATACGGTTCTTGTGCCATTCGCAGGGAGCGGAAGCGAGTGCGTGGCCGCCGTAATGGAAGGCCGGAACTACCTCGGCTTTGAGCTCAACCAATCCTACATCGATATTGCCGAGAGGCGCTTGCGCGAAGCCCAGAAAGAAGTTCCGCAAACTGAAGTAGAGAGCGAACGCCAGTCAACATGA
- a CDS encoding chemotaxis protein CheA, producing MDDLLAEFVAETREMLDALGGELVAWEADPADRERLDQIFRFAHTVKGSCGFFDFPRLEKLSHAAEEALDEVRRGNRQASPALVTAVLRVIDRITDHINAIDAGQELPAGGDEHHIAALSADAEDVDDAPLDSEPGQGAAEESEAERPRTPVIQRSIRLPVELLDRMMSGVSDLVLARNDLGRGLRDMGGDPVVDGTFERMSAILDEVRDAVTRMRMQRIELLFSSLPRLVRDLSRELDKQVLVDFEGGDVELDREMVESIRDPLTHAIRNAVDHGFEPAAERRAAGKPDVGTLTIGATQAGNQIYLNVRDDGRGIDAEKVAAKALEKGLVDAKQLEGMSTREKVNLVFLPGFSTAETVTAVSGRGVGMDVVRANIEKVGGGVELSSKLGEGTSLVMRLPLTLSIIDTLSVDIAGQRFVMPRSGVEEIVLGADEDRHFHELGDGTYLEFRGKRVPCLELERILDLDGGIARSDRTYVVVRFSRQHLIAFAVDAVIDHEEAVIKPIAPELTATGLYTGATLLNDGTPVLALDMASIGLRSGLMKIGKGVEEIAGETEVSGDTDTAADVESQVMHFIGFDDVARCIPMSELARIETIDAATVEEHAGTYRAVIEGTLREIAGLAGDPPADGKLRLLRFERDGRAAFYAIRAIVDVAEATGGLMEGSGEALTKGYVVIGSKPVPMIDTAAIAAGAEQVAEAGR from the coding sequence ATGGACGACTTGCTGGCCGAATTCGTGGCCGAAACACGCGAAATGCTGGACGCGCTGGGCGGCGAGCTCGTCGCATGGGAGGCCGATCCGGCCGACCGCGAACGGCTCGACCAGATTTTTCGCTTCGCCCACACGGTGAAGGGTAGCTGCGGCTTCTTCGACTTCCCCCGGCTCGAAAAACTCAGCCATGCAGCGGAAGAAGCGCTCGACGAAGTGCGCCGCGGCAACCGGCAGGCGAGCCCCGCGCTGGTCACCGCCGTACTGCGGGTGATCGACCGGATCACCGACCACATCAACGCCATCGACGCCGGGCAAGAACTGCCCGCCGGCGGCGACGAGCACCACATCGCCGCGCTGTCCGCGGATGCCGAGGATGTCGATGACGCACCGCTCGATAGCGAACCGGGGCAGGGCGCGGCGGAGGAAAGCGAAGCGGAACGGCCGCGCACACCGGTTATCCAGCGCTCCATCCGCCTGCCGGTGGAATTGCTCGACCGCATGATGAGCGGCGTCTCCGACCTCGTGCTCGCCCGCAACGACCTTGGCCGGGGATTGCGCGACATGGGCGGCGACCCGGTGGTGGACGGCACTTTCGAACGCATGTCCGCGATCCTCGACGAGGTTCGCGACGCCGTGACGCGGATGCGAATGCAGCGGATCGAACTCCTGTTTTCCTCCCTGCCGCGTCTGGTGCGCGACCTTTCGCGCGAGCTCGACAAGCAGGTGCTGGTCGATTTCGAAGGCGGCGACGTGGAACTCGACCGCGAAATGGTGGAATCCATCCGGGACCCGCTGACGCATGCGATCCGCAATGCCGTCGACCACGGGTTCGAGCCTGCTGCCGAGCGCCGCGCCGCCGGGAAGCCCGACGTCGGCACGCTCACCATCGGGGCAACACAGGCGGGTAACCAGATTTACCTGAATGTGCGCGACGACGGCCGGGGCATCGATGCCGAAAAGGTCGCGGCCAAGGCGCTCGAAAAGGGCCTTGTGGACGCGAAACAGCTTGAGGGGATGTCCACGCGCGAGAAAGTCAATCTCGTTTTCCTGCCCGGCTTCTCGACCGCCGAGACCGTTACTGCAGTCAGCGGCCGCGGGGTCGGCATGGACGTGGTTCGTGCCAATATCGAAAAGGTCGGCGGCGGGGTGGAACTGTCCAGCAAGCTGGGCGAGGGCACCTCTCTCGTCATGCGCCTGCCGCTGACGCTCAGCATCATCGACACGCTGAGCGTGGACATCGCCGGCCAGCGCTTTGTCATGCCGCGTTCGGGCGTCGAGGAGATCGTGCTGGGCGCCGACGAAGACCGGCATTTCCACGAACTGGGCGACGGGACCTACCTCGAATTCCGCGGCAAGCGCGTGCCCTGCCTGGAGTTGGAGCGCATTCTCGACCTCGATGGCGGTATAGCGCGTTCCGACCGCACCTACGTGGTCGTGCGATTCTCACGCCAGCACCTGATTGCCTTTGCCGTCGACGCAGTGATCGATCACGAGGAAGCGGTGATCAAGCCTATCGCGCCTGAGCTGACTGCTACGGGTCTCTATACCGGCGCGACTTTGCTCAACGACGGGACGCCGGTCCTGGCGCTGGATATGGCGAGCATCGGCCTACGCAGCGGACTGATGAAGATCGGCAAGGGCGTGGAGGAAATCGCCGGCGAAACCGAGGTGTCGGGCGATACCGACACGGCCGCAGACGTCGAAAGCCAGGTGATGCATTTCATCGGCTTCGACGATGTCGCCCGTTGTATCCCGATGTCCGAACTCGCGCGGATCGAGACCATCGATGCCGCCACGGTCGAGGAACACGCCGGCACGTACCGCGCGGTGATCGAGGGCACGCTTCGCGAAATTGCGGGGCTTGCGGGGGATCCGCCCGCGGATGGCAAGCTGCGGCTGCTGCGCTTCGAGCGCGATGGGCGTGCAGCCTTTTATGCGATCCGGGCCATCGTGGACGTCGCCGAAGCGACCGGCGGGCTCATGGAAGGCTCCGGCGAGGCCTTGACCAAGGGTTACGTGGTGATCGGCAGCAAGCCGGTCCCGATGATCGACACGGCGGCGATCGCGGCCGGGGCCGAACAGGTTGCGGAGGCAGGACGATGA
- a CDS encoding tyrosine-type recombinase/integrase → MAVINLTEAKIRELPLGSGIHRDVQVKGLMVLCHKTTKTYAAQGDVRRNGRHVRTVRVKIDRVDRIGLREARNRAKAIMSQIQSGVDPTDGPDETGITLERAMDAHIEEKPLRPRTEEGYRYHLDHYLKHWRKKAVADISRQMVRDLYAELKRKHGDTTAGSVMRTLRAVVNTAMRIDETLTGNPVAALYVPSNKRRKVAPLDIPCWWERVMELRSQRRDLHVAMLLTGARRTSILNVRREDVDLANGVLTLTHMKTSDEPLKLPIGWRLAKILEARMRADAPLGSDWLWPSPSSRSGHIAEPRDDGLPSPHEYRHHARTLYIQSGVPYAESALLLGQKLPGASGGYVHADHLVEHLRPHVQAFEDMVFGSAGARFTETPDGDLVDPMGFVHALPAPE, encoded by the coding sequence ATGGCCGTGATAAACCTGACCGAGGCCAAGATTAGGGAGCTGCCGCTGGGCAGCGGCATACACAGGGACGTGCAGGTGAAGGGCCTGATGGTCCTCTGCCACAAGACCACCAAGACCTACGCGGCGCAGGGCGACGTGAGGCGGAACGGCCGCCACGTGCGGACCGTGCGGGTCAAGATCGACCGGGTGGACAGGATCGGGCTGCGCGAGGCCCGCAACCGGGCGAAGGCGATCATGTCGCAGATACAGTCGGGCGTGGACCCGACCGACGGGCCGGACGAGACCGGCATCACCCTCGAGCGGGCGATGGACGCCCACATCGAGGAGAAGCCGCTGCGCCCGCGAACCGAGGAGGGCTACCGCTACCATCTAGACCACTACCTCAAGCATTGGCGGAAGAAGGCCGTGGCCGACATCTCGCGCCAGATGGTGCGTGACCTGTACGCCGAGCTGAAGCGGAAGCACGGGGACACCACGGCCGGATCGGTCATGCGGACGCTCAGGGCCGTGGTGAACACCGCTATGCGGATCGACGAGACGCTGACCGGCAACCCGGTGGCCGCGCTTTACGTGCCGTCGAACAAGAGGCGGAAGGTGGCCCCGCTGGACATCCCCTGCTGGTGGGAGCGGGTGATGGAGCTCAGGTCGCAGCGCCGAGACCTGCACGTCGCCATGCTGCTCACCGGCGCTCGTCGGACCTCGATCCTCAACGTGCGCAGGGAGGACGTGGACCTTGCAAACGGGGTGCTGACCCTGACCCACATGAAGACGAGTGACGAGCCGCTGAAGCTGCCGATCGGGTGGCGGCTGGCGAAGATACTGGAGGCGAGGATGCGGGCAGACGCGCCGCTCGGCAGCGACTGGCTCTGGCCGTCGCCGTCCAGCCGGTCGGGTCACATAGCAGAGCCGAGGGACGATGGGCTGCCCTCCCCGCACGAGTACCGCCACCACGCCAGGACGCTCTACATCCAATCGGGCGTGCCCTATGCCGAGAGCGCCCTGCTGCTCGGCCAGAAGCTGCCCGGCGCGAGCGGCGGCTACGTCCATGCCGACCACCTCGTCGAGCACCTCAGGCCGCACGTGCAGGCCTTCGAGGACATGGTCTTCGGGTCAGCCGGGGCGAGGTTCACCGAGACGCCAGATGGCGACCTGGTGGACCCGATGGGCTTCGTCCACGCGCTGCCTGCCCCGGAGTGA
- a CDS encoding chemotaxis protein CheW: protein MSEREPVGAGDLVLVMEIGGRLAAVRAVEVASVDEVERIVPVPGAPPHILGLGAQRSRALTVLDACRAIGVEAASAQASDDERCLIVVREEYFYAVKPDRVLDVGPAAGDEMPLPQGLGDGWSHTATGTIETSYGAALLLDLDALLGGSEVTAGNHMAAA from the coding sequence ATGAGCGAGCGCGAACCGGTGGGCGCAGGCGACCTTGTCCTGGTGATGGAAATCGGCGGGAGGCTGGCGGCCGTTCGCGCTGTCGAGGTCGCGTCGGTCGACGAGGTGGAGCGGATCGTCCCCGTGCCGGGCGCACCGCCGCATATCCTCGGCCTGGGTGCGCAGCGCAGCCGTGCGCTGACCGTGCTGGATGCGTGCCGCGCCATCGGCGTCGAGGCCGCTTCGGCGCAGGCATCCGACGACGAACGCTGCCTGATCGTGGTGCGCGAGGAATATTTCTACGCGGTCAAGCCCGACCGCGTGCTCGATGTGGGTCCTGCGGCAGGGGACGAAATGCCATTGCCGCAAGGTCTTGGCGACGGTTGGAGCCACACTGCGACGGGCACCATCGAGACAAGCTACGGCGCAGCACTGCTGCTCGATCTCGATGCCTTGCTGGGCGGGTCGGAAGTTACGGCGGGGAACCACATGGCTGCCGCTTAA
- a CDS encoding ribbon-helix-helix domain-containing protein, protein MAGEKPSPGRRLKRISVALQEDQYIGLEEVAEDMGLTLADAAREAINSYLLTEHWGHTVGSLAKSEIERGLTNEEVLEKVLAKFPHARTTRDSIAWYRSRMRRDSPEQGIMTDREARERRGKD, encoded by the coding sequence ATGGCTGGCGAAAAGCCGTCCCCCGGACGGAGGCTGAAGCGCATCTCTGTTGCGCTCCAAGAGGATCAGTACATTGGATTAGAGGAAGTGGCCGAAGATATGGGCCTGACTCTCGCCGACGCTGCGCGCGAGGCGATCAACAGCTACCTGCTTACCGAGCACTGGGGTCATACCGTCGGCAGTCTAGCCAAGTCGGAGATAGAGCGAGGCCTCACCAACGAGGAGGTTCTCGAGAAGGTACTGGCGAAGTTCCCACACGCCAGAACCACTCGCGACTCGATCGCTTGGTACCGGAGCCGGATGCGCAGGGATTCGCCGGAACAGGGTATAATGACCGACCGAGAGGCCAGGGAGCGCCGGGGGAAGGATTAG
- the folK gene encoding 2-amino-4-hydroxy-6-hydroxymethyldihydropteridine diphosphokinase, with amino-acid sequence MRGHLSHRYLIAFGSNRRHVRHGGPRRIIGAALAAIGALDARIIAVSPTMTSRPLGPSQRDYANAAAVIETALRPRELLRELQRIELDFGRRRRGRRWGARTLDLDIVLWDGGVFSDDALAIPHPHFRERGFVLGPAVAIAGRWRDPATGLSLAHLHARLTKP; translated from the coding sequence TTGCGAGGACATCTGAGCCACCGCTACCTGATCGCGTTCGGCAGCAACCGGCGCCATGTGCGCCATGGGGGGCCGCGCCGGATCATTGGGGCTGCGCTGGCCGCAATCGGCGCGCTGGATGCCCGCATCATCGCCGTGTCGCCCACGATGACCAGTCGCCCGCTCGGCCCGTCGCAGCGCGATTATGCCAACGCGGCGGCGGTCATCGAAACCGCGCTGCGCCCGCGCGAATTGCTGCGCGAATTGCAGCGTATCGAGCTTGATTTCGGACGGCGGCGGCGAGGCCGGCGCTGGGGTGCGCGCACGCTCGACCTCGATATCGTGCTGTGGGACGGCGGGGTCTTTTCGGACGATGCGCTGGCGATACCCCATCCGCATTTCCGCGAGCGCGGCTTCGTGCTCGGCCCCGCCGTCGCGATTGCGGGCCGCTGGCGCGATCCGGCCACCGGGCTTTCGCTCGCCCATCTTCATGCGCGCTTGACCAAGCCCTGA